One genomic segment of Bradyrhizobium prioriisuperbiae includes these proteins:
- a CDS encoding helix-turn-helix domain-containing protein has protein sequence MPVQLSTDSAPQHRKLAFWQDIVCDVFVGLDCTSDLGNRFRGSVSRSMLGGVACTQVTSGAQHVFRTPSRIARAHEDFILVALGREGVGGVVQDGRETTIHPGEFALYDTTRPYQLLFRDDFSQTIFQIPRSALLKRIAGIETLTATSFDRQRPLDRLALEFLTAVSGMVDQFDDITGARLSEQALDLLALAMSERLTGNRLPPSTHRAALLYRLKAYVRAHLSDPELSLSDTAAALGISSRYVNTLLADEQTSFQRYVLSQRLEQCQRDLSAPAHAGRHVGEIAFAWGFNDLSHFGRAFREQYGLSPREWRRSQSGI, from the coding sequence ATGCCGGTTCAGCTCTCGACGGACAGTGCGCCGCAGCACCGCAAGCTCGCGTTCTGGCAGGACATCGTCTGCGACGTGTTCGTCGGGCTCGATTGCACGTCCGATCTCGGCAACCGGTTTCGCGGTTCGGTCAGCCGCTCGATGCTGGGCGGCGTCGCCTGCACCCAGGTCACCTCTGGCGCGCAGCATGTGTTTCGTACGCCCTCACGCATCGCCCGTGCGCACGAAGATTTCATCCTGGTGGCGCTGGGACGAGAGGGCGTCGGCGGCGTGGTGCAGGATGGCCGCGAGACCACAATCCATCCCGGTGAATTCGCGCTCTACGATACGACACGGCCCTACCAGCTGCTGTTCAGGGATGACTTCAGCCAGACGATTTTTCAGATCCCGCGCAGTGCACTGCTGAAGCGGATCGCGGGCATCGAAACCCTGACCGCCACCAGCTTCGACCGGCAGCGGCCGCTGGACCGGCTGGCGCTGGAATTCCTGACGGCGGTGTCCGGCATGGTCGACCAGTTCGACGACATCACAGGCGCCCGGCTGTCCGAACAGGCCCTCGACTTGCTAGCGCTGGCGATGAGCGAACGGTTGACGGGCAACAGGCTTCCACCCTCAACCCATCGCGCCGCGCTGTTGTACCGTTTGAAGGCCTATGTCCGGGCGCACCTGTCCGACCCGGAGCTGTCGCTGTCCGACACCGCGGCGGCGCTCGGCATCTCCTCGCGTTATGTCAACACGCTGCTGGCGGACGAGCAGACCTCGTTCCAGCGTTATGTGCTGAGCCAGCGGCTGGAGCAATGCCAGCGCGATTTGTCCGCACCGGCCCACGCCGGGCGGCATGTCGGCGAAATCGCCTTCGCCTGGGGCTTCAACGACCTCTCGCACTTCGGCCGGGCGTTCCGCGAGCAGTACGGCCTGTCACCCCGGGAGTGGCGGCGCAGCCAGTCGGGCATTTGA
- a CDS encoding lytic transglycosylase domain-containing protein has product MAIRSHIMAFIRIAAVLGLCGAWIIPAIAEDQPVPSGIIDAPKISDQKTSDQKAPDQVPSNQKTTDQKPADDKAPDGKTETKVDTKTDADKTDTEAGSKPDPDTREAMCLMIESAARAHDLPLEFFARVIWQESRFQSDAVGPVTRSGARAQGIAQFMPGTASERQLLDPFDPVQALPKSAEFLAELRGQFGNLGLAAAAYNAGPRRVQEWLAGTGYMPSETRNYVFVITGTSVEDWRDAGRNPSAPPRAAPGCRDLMALLTRAPNPFVAQLEQRVKLGAASPWGVQLGAGFSRDRALSMYARAMQRLSGVIGDRDPNLLGSVLRSRGTRTFYQVRVGVDTRPAADELCGRIRRAGQACLVLRNPVRPG; this is encoded by the coding sequence ATGGCGATACGCAGTCACATCATGGCGTTCATCCGGATCGCCGCCGTGCTCGGGCTCTGCGGCGCGTGGATAATCCCGGCCATCGCCGAGGACCAGCCGGTGCCGTCCGGTATCATCGACGCGCCGAAGATATCCGATCAGAAGACGTCCGACCAAAAGGCGCCTGATCAAGTCCCGTCCAATCAAAAGACAACTGACCAGAAGCCCGCCGATGACAAGGCGCCCGACGGCAAGACCGAGACCAAGGTCGACACCAAGACTGACGCTGACAAGACTGACACTGAGGCTGGCAGCAAGCCCGACCCCGACACCCGCGAAGCGATGTGCCTGATGATCGAGTCGGCGGCGCGGGCGCATGATCTGCCGCTCGAGTTCTTTGCCCGCGTCATCTGGCAGGAGAGCCGCTTCCAGTCCGATGCCGTGGGCCCTGTGACGCGCAGTGGCGCACGCGCCCAGGGTATCGCGCAGTTCATGCCGGGCACCGCCAGCGAGCGGCAACTGCTCGATCCCTTCGATCCGGTGCAGGCGCTGCCCAAGTCCGCGGAATTTCTCGCCGAGCTGCGCGGCCAGTTCGGCAATCTCGGGCTTGCTGCGGCGGCCTACAATGCCGGGCCGCGGCGGGTGCAGGAATGGCTTGCCGGCACCGGCTACATGCCGTCGGAAACCCGGAACTATGTGTTCGTTATTACCGGCACCTCGGTAGAGGACTGGCGCGATGCCGGGCGCAACCCCAGCGCGCCGCCGCGCGCCGCGCCGGGATGTCGCGACTTGATGGCGCTGTTGACACGGGCGCCGAACCCGTTCGTCGCTCAGCTCGAGCAGCGGGTCAAACTCGGCGCCGCCAGCCCCTGGGGCGTGCAGCTCGGAGCCGGCTTTTCGCGAGACCGCGCACTGTCGATGTATGCGCGGGCGATGCAGCGCCTGAGCGGCGTGATCGGCGACCGCGATCCCAATCTCCTGGGCTCGGTGCTGCGCAGCAGGGGCACGCGCACATTCTACCAGGTGCGGGTCGGCGTCGACACGCGCCCCGCCGCCGATGAACTCTGCGGCCGCATCCGGCGCGCCGGTCAGGCTTGCCTGGTGCTGCGCAATCCGGTCAGGCCGGGGTAA
- a CDS encoding phenylacetaldoxime dehydratase family protein: MDSAIPLHLRTTRTRHKRVPDDYQPPYPSFVARHKPSVSRVVMAYFGVQYRGAPPAVATHALTWIGERFGAGDAPSHWDRAQYVDQAGYANVISVAYWDDVASFDRWFVSARDGWLGDHRAGEGCGFFIEVIRPSVDTYETLFSSLGRPEGIAVLADDMSGEVQEHAYWGGMRDRIPLSQTSEMAPQGTVRVVRDGSRIRVLAPDNLCLIRSGQDWSDTESGERAMYLDDVEPVLRDGMDFLRDEGTAIGCYANRYVDVVAADGGKTEKSYGMSWWKSLAALERWAESHPTHVRIFGAAMKYLSTLGPAAKLRLYHEVTVVRADEQYFEYLNCHRQTGLLNAADLGTESAG; encoded by the coding sequence ATGGACTCGGCCATTCCGCTTCATCTGCGCACCACCCGCACCAGGCACAAACGCGTGCCGGACGACTATCAGCCGCCTTATCCGTCGTTCGTCGCCCGGCACAAGCCGAGCGTCAGCCGGGTCGTGATGGCGTATTTTGGCGTGCAGTATCGCGGTGCGCCGCCGGCGGTTGCGACGCATGCGCTGACATGGATCGGGGAGCGTTTCGGCGCCGGCGACGCTCCATCGCACTGGGACCGCGCGCAGTACGTCGACCAGGCCGGATATGCAAATGTGATTTCGGTCGCTTACTGGGATGACGTCGCATCGTTCGATCGCTGGTTCGTATCAGCGCGCGACGGCTGGCTCGGCGATCATCGTGCAGGCGAGGGCTGCGGCTTTTTCATCGAGGTGATTCGGCCGTCGGTGGACACCTATGAGACGCTGTTTTCATCGCTCGGGCGCCCCGAGGGCATCGCGGTTCTCGCCGACGACATGAGCGGCGAGGTGCAGGAGCATGCGTACTGGGGTGGCATGCGCGATCGCATTCCCTTGTCGCAGACCAGCGAGATGGCCCCCCAGGGCACCGTGCGCGTCGTCCGTGACGGTTCGCGCATCCGCGTGCTGGCGCCGGACAATCTGTGCCTGATCCGCTCGGGCCAGGACTGGAGCGACACCGAGAGCGGCGAGCGGGCGATGTATCTCGACGATGTCGAGCCGGTGCTACGCGACGGGATGGATTTTTTGCGCGACGAGGGCACGGCGATTGGATGTTATGCCAACCGTTATGTCGACGTCGTTGCGGCCGACGGCGGCAAAACCGAAAAATCCTACGGCATGAGCTGGTGGAAGAGTCTCGCCGCGCTGGAGCGCTGGGCGGAATCGCACCCCACCCATGTCCGGATTTTTGGTGCCGCCATGAAGTATCTGTCGACGCTTGGTCCGGCCGCCAAGCTGCGGCTCTACCACGAGGTCACGGTCGTGCGCGCCGATGAGCAATATTTCGAGTATCTCAACTGCCATCGGCAGACGGGTCTGCTCAATGCCGCAGATCTTGGAACGGAAAGCGCTGGGTAA
- a CDS encoding glycine/sarcosine/betaine reductase selenoprotein B family protein, giving the protein MTDTTNAKPTDAASAFAPDLDEPIRYMQRTRDYYRAIGYDAPYRWAHHDDAPFQRLRKPLAQSRVTIITTASRFDPAKGDQGPGAAYNSTAKFYQVYDGDTAQDHDLRISHIAYDRVHTSATDSRSWFPLAELRRRAAESRIGEVAPRFFGAPTNRSHRVTSETDAPDILARCQADKIDALVLVPNCPVCHQSVSLIARHLEAHGISTVIMGCAKDIVEHAGVPRFLFSDFPLGNSAGKPHDAASQAQTLELALTLLETAGGPRTTMQSPLRWSDDASWKLDYNNVARISADELARRRREFEAQKVIAKQVRDTAA; this is encoded by the coding sequence ATGACAGACACGACGAACGCCAAACCGACCGACGCCGCTTCCGCCTTCGCGCCCGATCTGGACGAGCCGATCCGCTACATGCAGCGCACCCGCGACTATTATCGGGCGATCGGCTATGACGCGCCCTATCGCTGGGCGCATCATGATGACGCACCGTTCCAGCGGCTACGCAAGCCGCTGGCACAATCGCGCGTGACCATCATCACCACCGCCTCGCGGTTCGATCCGGCCAAGGGCGACCAGGGACCGGGTGCCGCCTACAACTCCACCGCCAAATTCTATCAGGTCTATGATGGTGACACCGCGCAGGACCACGATTTGCGGATTTCGCACATCGCCTACGATCGCGTCCATACCAGCGCCACCGACAGCCGCAGTTGGTTCCCGCTCGCCGAACTCCGGCGGCGTGCGGCCGAGAGCCGCATCGGCGAGGTCGCCCCCCGCTTTTTCGGCGCGCCGACCAACCGCAGCCACCGCGTGACCAGCGAGACCGACGCCCCGGACATTCTGGCCCGTTGCCAGGCTGACAAGATCGATGCGCTGGTGCTGGTGCCGAACTGCCCGGTCTGTCACCAGAGCGTCAGCCTGATCGCACGGCATCTCGAAGCCCACGGGATTTCGACGGTGATCATGGGCTGCGCCAAGGACATCGTCGAACATGCCGGCGTGCCGCGCTTCCTGTTCAGCGACTTCCCGCTGGGAAATTCCGCCGGCAAGCCGCATGACGCGGCCTCGCAGGCGCAAACGCTGGAGCTTGCGCTGACGCTGCTGGAGACAGCCGGCGGCCCACGCACGACCATGCAATCGCCGCTGCGCTGGAGCGACGACGCCTCATGGAAGCTCGACTACAACAATGTCGCGCGCATAAGCGCGGACGAGCTCGCCCGGCGGCGGCGTGAATTCGAGGCGCAGAAGGTGATTGCCAAGCAGGTGCGCGACACCGCCGCGTAG
- a CDS encoding carbon-nitrogen hydrolase family protein produces the protein MGIEHPKYKVAVVQAAPLWLDLDGTVDKTIRLIEEAAENGAKLIAFPEAFIPGYPWHIWMDSPAWAIGRGFVQRYFDNSLAYDSPQADKLRSAVRRSGLTAVLGLSERDGGSLYLAQWLLGPDGETIVRRRKLRPTHAERTVYGEGDGSDLAVHDRPGIGRLGALCCWEHLQPLSKYAMYAQNEQVHVAAWPSFSLYDPFAFALGAEVNNAASRVYAVEGSCFVLAPCATVSQAMVDELCDRPDKHALLHAGGGFAAIYGPDGSSLAEKLAPDQEGLLYADIDLGAIGVAKNAADPAGHYSRPDVTRLLFNKTPARRVEHFSLPVDGEAAAETVAPTS, from the coding sequence ATGGGCATCGAACATCCGAAGTACAAGGTCGCCGTGGTCCAGGCGGCACCGCTCTGGCTCGACCTAGACGGCACCGTCGACAAAACAATTCGGTTGATCGAGGAGGCGGCCGAAAACGGTGCAAAACTGATCGCATTTCCGGAGGCCTTCATCCCCGGTTACCCCTGGCATATCTGGATGGATTCCCCGGCCTGGGCGATTGGCCGCGGCTTCGTGCAGCGCTATTTCGACAACTCGCTGGCTTACGACAGCCCGCAGGCGGACAAGCTGCGCAGCGCCGTGCGGCGCAGCGGGTTGACCGCCGTGCTCGGATTGTCCGAGCGGGATGGCGGCAGTCTCTATCTCGCCCAATGGCTGCTCGGGCCCGACGGCGAGACCATCGTCAGGCGCCGCAAGCTGCGGCCGACCCATGCCGAGCGCACCGTCTATGGCGAGGGCGACGGCAGCGATCTTGCCGTGCACGATCGCCCCGGCATCGGCCGACTCGGCGCTCTCTGCTGCTGGGAGCACCTGCAGCCATTGTCGAAATACGCCATGTACGCCCAGAACGAACAGGTGCACGTGGCGGCGTGGCCCAGCTTCTCGCTGTATGATCCGTTCGCCTTTGCGCTAGGCGCGGAGGTCAACAATGCCGCCTCGCGCGTCTATGCGGTGGAAGGCTCCTGCTTCGTGCTGGCGCCGTGCGCGACGGTGTCGCAGGCGATGGTCGACGAGCTCTGCGATCGCCCCGACAAGCACGCACTGCTGCACGCCGGCGGTGGTTTTGCCGCGATCTATGGCCCCGACGGCAGCTCGCTTGCCGAAAAGCTCGCGCCGGACCAGGAGGGCCTGCTGTATGCGGACATCGATCTCGGGGCGATCGGTGTGGCGAAAAACGCCGCCGATCCCGCGGGGCACTATTCACGGCCGGACGTGACGCGGCTGCTGTTCAACAAGACTCCGGCCCGCCGCGTCGAGCATTTTTCCCTGCCGGTGGACGGCGAGGCCGCGGCGGAGACGGTCGCGCCGACGAGTTGA
- a CDS encoding DUF4180 domain-containing protein, with protein sequence MTDTAPTTELVRDIHGVRILLCATDGPRLDANDILSAAWSADAAMVAIPVQRLDPGFFRLSTRIAGEMLQKFVNYQMRIAIVGDVSMWTTQSEALRDFVYETNRGRSAWFVNDIDELERRLAHQTT encoded by the coding sequence ATGACCGACACTGCCCCCACGACCGAGCTTGTCCGCGACATTCATGGTGTGCGGATCCTGCTCTGCGCCACCGATGGACCGCGACTCGACGCCAACGATATCCTGAGCGCGGCCTGGAGTGCGGACGCGGCGATGGTCGCGATCCCGGTGCAGCGGCTGGACCCCGGCTTCTTCCGCCTCAGCACGCGCATCGCGGGCGAGATGCTGCAGAAGTTCGTCAATTACCAGATGCGGATCGCGATCGTCGGCGATGTCTCGATGTGGACCACACAGAGCGAGGCGCTGCGCGATTTCGTTTATGAAACGAACCGCGGGCGATCCGCATGGTTCGTGAACGACATCGACGAACTGGAGCGGCGGCTCGCCCATCAAACGACCTGA
- a CDS encoding porin family protein, with amino-acid sequence MKKILLGSVALIALGTASAFAADLPARSYTKAPAYVPAPIYNWTGFYIGGHVGGAFAGNSDFGNNDGRFLGGVQVGADYQFAPNWVLGIEGQYSWTGRDTQSAAFVPQGFTISNRSSDLGSVTGRLGYTWGPALLYAKGGVAFREKNNVNVFNTATLAPVTFSSSSDDVGYTVGAGLEYLFTPNWSAKVEYQYYNFGNTDVTVPSTSTIVSFKNDVHTVKAGLNYRFNWGGPVVAKY; translated from the coding sequence ATGAAGAAGATTTTGCTGGGTAGCGTGGCGCTGATCGCGCTGGGCACGGCATCGGCTTTCGCAGCCGACCTGCCGGCACGCAGCTACACGAAGGCTCCGGCCTACGTGCCTGCTCCGATCTATAACTGGACCGGTTTCTATATCGGTGGCCACGTCGGCGGCGCGTTCGCCGGCAACTCGGACTTCGGCAACAACGACGGCCGCTTCCTCGGCGGTGTGCAGGTCGGCGCCGACTACCAGTTCGCTCCGAACTGGGTGCTGGGCATCGAAGGCCAGTACTCCTGGACCGGCCGTGACACCCAATCGGCGGCGTTCGTTCCGCAGGGCTTCACGATCTCGAATCGCAGCAGCGACCTCGGTTCGGTCACCGGCCGTCTCGGCTACACTTGGGGCCCCGCCCTGCTGTACGCCAAGGGTGGTGTCGCGTTCCGCGAGAAGAACAACGTGAACGTGTTCAACACCGCGACCCTCGCGCCGGTTACCTTCTCGTCCTCGAGCGACGACGTTGGCTACACCGTGGGTGCCGGCCTGGAATACCTGTTCACTCCGAACTGGTCGGCCAAGGTCGAGTACCAGTATTACAACTTCGGCAACACCGACGTGACCGTGCCGTCGACCAGCACCATCGTCAGCTTCAAGAACGACGTCCACACCGTGAAGGCCGGCCTCAACTACCGCTTCAACTGGGGTGGCCCGGTCGTCGCCAAGTACTGA
- a CDS encoding GNAT family N-acetyltransferase: MPEPEISLEAVPSVAKISATDWDACANPDSASFNPFVSHAFFSALETSGSAVGRTGWGPHHLVARIDGVIAGIVPCYLKSHSQGEYVFDHGWADAYERAGGSYYPKLQATVPFTPATGPRLLIHRDADRDTVAAVLARGLIALCNATKASSVHVTFAQEEEWACLAEQGFLQRTDQQFHWHNEGYATFEDFLNTLASRHRKAIRRERRDALGNGITVHQLTGDAITEDAWDAYFEFYMETGSRKWGRPYLNRKFYAQVGETMADRVLLVMAKRDGRWIAGAINFIGSDTLFGRNWGAIEHHPFLHFEVCYYQAIDYAIANGLQWVEAGAQGQHKIARGYLPQTTYSAHYIPDPGFRRAVRDYLKHERAHVAEAVRELTDAGPFRKTDDDT; the protein is encoded by the coding sequence ATGCCTGAGCCTGAAATTTCGCTGGAAGCCGTCCCCTCTGTTGCGAAAATCTCCGCCACGGACTGGGACGCCTGCGCCAATCCCGACAGCGCCAGCTTCAACCCGTTCGTATCGCACGCGTTCTTCTCCGCGCTGGAAACCTCCGGCTCCGCCGTCGGCAGGACCGGCTGGGGACCGCACCATCTGGTGGCACGCATCGATGGCGTCATCGCCGGCATCGTGCCCTGCTACCTCAAATCGCACTCGCAGGGCGAATACGTGTTCGACCATGGCTGGGCCGACGCCTATGAGCGCGCCGGCGGAAGCTACTACCCGAAGCTACAGGCCACCGTGCCGTTCACGCCGGCGACCGGGCCGCGCCTGCTGATCCATCGCGACGCCGACCGCGACACGGTCGCGGCGGTGCTGGCCAGGGGGCTGATCGCGCTATGCAACGCCACCAAGGCGTCCTCGGTGCACGTGACGTTCGCGCAGGAAGAAGAATGGGCCTGCCTCGCCGAACAGGGCTTTTTGCAGCGAACCGACCAGCAGTTCCACTGGCATAATGAAGGTTATGCGACGTTCGAGGATTTCCTGAACACCCTCGCCTCACGGCATCGCAAGGCGATCCGGCGCGAACGCCGCGACGCGCTGGGCAACGGCATCACCGTTCATCAGCTCACCGGCGACGCCATTACCGAAGACGCCTGGGACGCCTATTTCGAGTTCTACATGGAGACGGGCTCGCGCAAGTGGGGCCGGCCCTATCTGAACCGCAAGTTCTATGCGCAGGTCGGCGAGACCATGGCCGACCGCGTGCTGCTGGTGATGGCCAAGCGCGACGGGCGCTGGATCGCCGGCGCCATCAACTTCATCGGCTCGGATACCCTGTTCGGCCGCAACTGGGGCGCGATCGAGCACCATCCGTTCCTGCATTTCGAGGTCTGCTACTATCAGGCGATCGATTACGCCATCGCCAACGGCCTGCAATGGGTCGAGGCCGGCGCGCAGGGCCAGCACAAGATCGCCCGCGGCTACCTGCCGCAAACGACCTATTCGGCGCATTACATCCCCGACCCTGGATTCCGCCGCGCGGTGCGCGACTATCTCAAGCATGAGCGCGCCCATGTCGCCGAAGCGGTGCGCGAACTGACCGACGCCGGCCCTTTCCGGAAAACCGACGACGACACCTGA
- a CDS encoding AzlD domain-containing protein, translating to MSVFGDWHAFVVLILAGVLPNEIWRVLGFWVGKSVDESSEFLVWVRAVATAILAGVIAQILITPPGALASVSAPVRFGAVIVGFAVFLLARRSLLASVICGELVLVLGKWWLG from the coding sequence ATGAGTGTGTTCGGCGACTGGCATGCGTTTGTCGTCCTGATCCTGGCAGGCGTGCTGCCGAATGAGATCTGGCGCGTGCTCGGGTTCTGGGTCGGCAAAAGCGTCGATGAAAGCTCGGAGTTTCTGGTCTGGGTGCGGGCGGTCGCGACCGCGATTCTCGCCGGCGTCATCGCACAAATCCTGATCACGCCGCCCGGCGCGCTGGCGAGCGTTTCCGCGCCGGTGCGTTTTGGCGCGGTGATCGTCGGTTTCGCAGTGTTTCTATTGGCGCGCCGTTCGCTGCTCGCCAGTGTCATCTGTGGCGAACTTGTGCTCGTGCTCGGCAAGTGGTGGCTGGGTTGA
- a CDS encoding AzlC family ABC transporter permease encodes MTSHTAETDRFPTSFAAFLRGVGGALTSVLTYTLFATYIGVGALAHDLHFSFVWAVLATVLIWAAPAQIILLTTLGAGGTLVQAALAVTLSAIRLMPMVVTLLPMMRDRDTRSRHLILPTHFIAITVWVECFRLLPHVPRPRRVAYVHGLGCGLVAMSSIATAIGFVLAANLPPLLGAAVLFLTPMTFLVSTARNSRLAVDKIALGLGLVLTPVVALAQTGVDLLITGVLAGSIAYGCHRWQRQPA; translated from the coding sequence GTGACCTCACATACCGCTGAAACGGACAGGTTTCCGACCTCGTTCGCCGCCTTCCTGCGGGGCGTGGGCGGGGCGCTGACGTCCGTCCTCACCTATACGCTGTTCGCGACCTATATCGGCGTCGGTGCGCTGGCCCACGACCTGCATTTCTCGTTTGTCTGGGCCGTGCTCGCCACCGTGCTGATCTGGGCCGCGCCGGCGCAGATCATTCTGCTGACCACGCTGGGGGCGGGCGGCACGCTGGTGCAGGCGGCGCTGGCCGTCACGCTCAGCGCGATCCGGCTGATGCCGATGGTGGTGACGCTGCTGCCGATGATGCGCGACCGCGACACCCGCTCACGCCATCTGATCCTGCCAACGCATTTCATCGCCATCACGGTGTGGGTGGAATGCTTTCGTCTGTTGCCGCATGTGCCGCGGCCGCGTCGGGTCGCCTACGTTCACGGTCTCGGTTGCGGCCTGGTCGCGATGTCGTCGATCGCGACCGCGATCGGCTTCGTCCTCGCGGCCAATCTGCCGCCGCTGCTAGGCGCGGCGGTACTGTTTCTGACTCCGATGACATTCCTGGTCTCGACCGCGCGCAACAGCCGGCTGGCGGTCGACAAGATCGCGCTCGGGCTTGGGCTCGTGCTCACGCCGGTGGTGGCGCTGGCGCAGACCGGCGTCGATCTCTTGATCACCGGCGTTCTTGCCGGCTCGATCGCCTATGGCTGTCACCGCTGGCAGAGGCAGCCGGCATGA
- a CDS encoding HIT family protein: MTYDTNNIFAKILRGEIPCYKVYEDDHTLAFLDIMPRSPGHALVIPKAPARNILDISADDFAHVARTAHKIAGAAKRAFNADGITVQQFNEQAGGQAVFHLHMHVMPRSAGVALLPPMSNKESPKVLEDNATRLIAALSG; this comes from the coding sequence ATGACCTACGACACCAACAACATTTTCGCGAAAATCCTGCGTGGCGAGATCCCCTGCTACAAGGTCTATGAGGATGACCACACCCTGGCGTTCCTCGACATCATGCCGCGCTCGCCGGGACATGCGCTGGTGATCCCGAAGGCCCCCGCTCGCAACATTCTTGACATCTCCGCCGACGACTTCGCCCATGTCGCCCGCACCGCGCACAAGATCGCAGGCGCCGCAAAAAGGGCTTTCAATGCCGACGGCATCACCGTGCAGCAGTTCAATGAGCAGGCCGGCGGCCAGGCGGTATTCCACCTGCACATGCACGTGATGCCGCGCAGCGCCGGCGTCGCCCTGCTGCCGCCGATGAGCAACAAGGAATCGCCGAAGGTGCTGGAAGACAATGCCACACGCCTGATCGCGGCGCTGTCCGGCTGA